The Atribacterota bacterium genome contains a region encoding:
- the ilvN gene encoding acetolactate synthase small subunit: MKHTIAILVKDHPGVLARVSSLFNRRRFNIDSIAAGHSEKKGITRITIVTEGDEHILEQITKQLNKLVDVIRVRDLPRDISVERELALIKVSTKSVDQRTEIMQLVDTFRGHIVDIEKQALTIEITGTQEKINAKLKLLESFGILEIARTGKISLSRGAQRILN; this comes from the coding sequence ATGAAACATACTATTGCTATTCTAGTTAAAGATCATCCCGGAGTATTGGCACGTGTTTCCAGTCTCTTTAATCGCAGAAGATTTAATATAGATAGTATTGCAGCAGGGCATTCAGAAAAGAAAGGCATCACTAGAATTACCATTGTAACAGAAGGAGATGAGCATATTCTGGAGCAAATTACCAAGCAGCTCAATAAATTGGTTGATGTAATAAGAGTAAGGGATCTTCCCAGGGATATTTCAGTAGAGAGAGAATTAGCCTTAATTAAAGTAAGTACCAAATCGGTTGATCAGAGAACTGAAATCATGCAACTGGTCGATACTTTCCGGGGACATATTGTAGATATTGAGAAACAGGCTCTCACTATTGAAATAACTGGAACACAGGAAAAAATAAATGCCAAATTAAAATTACTGGAATCTTTCGGTATTTTAGAAATTGCCCGTACTGGTAAAATCTCTCTTTCCAGAGGAGCACAAAGAATCTTAAATTAA
- a CDS encoding zinc-binding dehydrogenase has translation MKTKAVRIYGKNDLRLEEFELPPRQDDEILAHVISDSLCLSSYKAAIQGEKHKRVPENVRENPTIIGHEFCGEIIEVGKKWQHEFHSGEKFAIQPALNYQGTLDAPGYSFPYIGGDATYIIIPNQVMEMNCLLHYKGEAFYSGSLAEPMSCIIGAFHTSFHTTPGEYIHYMGIKEKGNMMIIGGAGPMGLGMIDYALHRKKRPGLLVITDVDDQRLSRAGKIFSVSEAEKMGVKLIYLNPLKEKDISKSLLCISGGRGYDDIFIMAPIREVVELGDSLLARDGCLNFFAGPTDTHFNATVNLYNIHYLSTHLVGSSGGNMENMIEALEMMGKNVINPAAMVTHIGGLNCVVETTLNLPTIPGGKKLVYTNIKMNLTALSEIPQKAKEEPVMRGLANILSATNGLWSPQAEKYLLANAQPI, from the coding sequence ATGAAAACAAAAGCAGTTCGAATTTACGGAAAAAATGATTTACGGCTGGAAGAGTTTGAGTTACCTCCTAGGCAGGATGATGAAATATTAGCTCATGTTATTTCAGATAGTTTATGTCTTTCATCTTATAAAGCAGCTATTCAGGGTGAAAAACACAAGCGGGTGCCAGAGAATGTTCGTGAGAATCCTACCATTATTGGACATGAGTTTTGTGGTGAAATTATTGAAGTAGGGAAAAAATGGCAGCATGAATTTCATAGCGGAGAGAAATTTGCTATTCAACCGGCTTTAAATTATCAAGGAACGCTTGATGCTCCTGGCTATTCTTTCCCTTATATTGGCGGTGATGCCACCTATATAATTATCCCCAATCAGGTAATGGAAATGAATTGTTTACTTCATTATAAAGGTGAAGCTTTTTATAGTGGTTCTTTAGCAGAACCAATGTCCTGTATTATTGGTGCCTTTCATACCAGTTTTCATACTACTCCAGGAGAATATATTCATTATATGGGAATAAAAGAAAAAGGGAATATGATGATTATAGGAGGAGCTGGACCGATGGGTTTAGGTATGATTGATTATGCACTGCATCGGAAAAAGAGGCCAGGATTACTGGTAATAACAGATGTTGACGACCAACGATTGTCTAGAGCAGGAAAGATATTTTCTGTTTCTGAAGCTGAAAAAATGGGAGTTAAACTTATCTATCTTAATCCTCTAAAAGAAAAAGATATAAGCAAATCATTACTTTGCATAAGCGGAGGGAGAGGGTATGATGACATATTCATTATGGCGCCCATAAGGGAAGTTGTTGAGTTAGGGGATTCCTTATTAGCCAGGGATGGATGTTTAAATTTTTTTGCCGGTCCCACAGATACCCATTTTAATGCAACTGTGAATCTTTATAATATTCATTATTTATCCACCCATCTGGTGGGAAGCAGTGGCGGAAATATGGAGAATATGATTGAAGCACTGGAAATGATGGGAAAAAATGTTATTAATCCTGCTGCTATGGTTACTCACATAGGTGGATTAAACTGTGTTGTTGAAACCACTCTTAATTTACCCACGATTCCTGGAGGAAAGAAATTAGTATACACCAATATTAAAATGAATCTTACTGCCCTTTCCGAAATACCGCAAAAAGCAAAGGAAGAACCTGTAATGAGAGGACTGGCTAATATTTTGTCAGCAACTAATGGGTTATGGTCACCACAGGCAGAAAAGTATTTGCTTGCCAATGCTCAACCAATTTAA
- a CDS encoding SDR family NAD(P)-dependent oxidoreductase codes for MKNSFLNMLIPLIRGLSFDGEKGRYIKYEKNPGKILQLKHKIHELSRTGKLLNPPLTIELFIDEESFLEKKDDIIKRLSQDYQQYLKGHKYHPHIIVLDSDMILFSGSTYQECLDTQKEPLTELINVPVPQKSIAKLEYEITSSVKGKIIVVTGGAQGIGACLVRNLVKMGAFLFVADINREGAAKLVEELNYLYNKKCAFAVSVDVTNEQSVQEMTEEIVRNTGGIDVFINNAGVLKAESVKEMNFQDFEFVNKVNYFGYFLCTKYASRVMAWQNKGHPDYITDIIQINSKSGLEGSYKNCAYAGSKFAGIGLTQSFAKELLEDNIKVNAICPGNFFEGPLWSDPQNGLFVQYLKSGKVPRARNIDDVRRFYESKIPLGRGCSCEDIVKAVLYVIGQKYETGQAIPVAGGQVLLR; via the coding sequence ATGAAAAATTCATTTCTAAATATGCTTATTCCTCTGATTAGAGGTCTTAGTTTTGATGGTGAAAAGGGTAGGTATATCAAGTATGAGAAGAATCCGGGAAAAATTTTACAGCTCAAGCACAAAATTCATGAACTTTCCAGAACTGGAAAATTGTTAAACCCACCTCTTACTATTGAACTTTTCATTGATGAAGAGTCCTTCTTAGAAAAGAAAGATGATATCATAAAAAGACTTTCTCAGGATTATCAGCAATATCTGAAGGGACATAAATATCATCCCCATATTATTGTATTAGATAGTGATATGATTTTATTTTCAGGTTCTACGTATCAAGAATGTCTGGATACACAGAAAGAGCCTTTAACTGAACTAATAAATGTGCCTGTTCCTCAGAAAAGTATCGCTAAACTGGAATATGAGATTACCAGCAGTGTAAAAGGAAAGATCATTGTAGTTACCGGAGGTGCCCAGGGAATTGGCGCCTGTTTGGTCAGAAACCTGGTTAAAATGGGTGCCTTCTTATTTGTAGCTGATATTAATAGGGAGGGTGCTGCAAAATTGGTGGAGGAATTGAATTATCTTTATAATAAAAAGTGTGCTTTCGCAGTAAGCGTTGATGTGACCAATGAGCAATCAGTACAGGAAATGACCGAGGAGATTGTTAGAAATACAGGTGGAATAGATGTATTTATTAATAATGCAGGTGTACTGAAAGCTGAAAGTGTTAAGGAAATGAATTTTCAGGATTTTGAGTTTGTCAATAAGGTAAATTACTTTGGTTACTTTTTATGTACCAAATATGCCTCCCGGGTAATGGCTTGGCAGAACAAGGGTCACCCTGATTATATAACTGATATTATTCAAATTAATTCCAAATCTGGATTAGAAGGTTCCTATAAGAATTGTGCTTATGCTGGAAGCAAGTTTGCCGGTATAGGATTAACACAAAGCTTTGCTAAGGAATTATTAGAAGATAATATTAAGGTAAATGCAATATGTCCCGGTAATTTTTTCGAAGGTCCTCTCTGGTCTGATCCCCAAAATGGTCTTTTTGTACAATATCTAAAAAGTGGCAAAGTACCAAGGGCTCGTAATATTGATGATGTTAGGCGATTCTATGAATCAAAAATACCTCTGGGCAGGGGTTGTAGTTGTGAAGATATTGTAAAAGCAGTATTGTATGTTATCGGACAGAAGTATGAAACGGGTCAGGCGATACCTGTTGCTGGTGGGCAGGTCTTATTAAGATAA
- the ilvC gene encoding ketol-acid reductoisomerase, whose protein sequence is MAKIYYDEDADKSYLQNKTVAIIGYGSQGRGQALNLKDSGINVVVGLRENGKSWSKAKNDGLRVESIEKVVQQADIVQILIPDEIQPQICCLNRILENLKEGNTLMFSHGFNIHFKQIIPPEYVDVIMVAPKGPGAIVRKMYVEGRGVPNLIAIYQDFTGHAKDTALAYSQAIGGTRAGAIETTFQEETETDLFGEQAVLCGGVVALIQAGFDTLVEAGYQPEVAYFECLNELKLIVDLIYAGGITHMRDNVSNTAEYGDLKSGKRIITEETRKEMKKLLAEIQNGSFAREWLLENQVGRPFFSAMRDKESNLLIEKVGEKIRAMIPWIKEG, encoded by the coding sequence ATGGCAAAAATTTATTATGATGAGGATGCTGACAAGAGTTATTTACAGAATAAAACTGTAGCGATCATTGGTTATGGAAGCCAGGGAAGGGGTCAAGCTCTAAATCTTAAGGACAGTGGAATTAATGTTGTAGTGGGACTAAGAGAAAATGGTAAATCATGGTCAAAAGCAAAAAATGATGGCTTAAGAGTAGAGAGTATTGAGAAGGTTGTGCAACAAGCAGATATTGTACAGATTTTAATACCAGATGAAATCCAACCACAGATTTGCTGCTTAAACAGGATTCTGGAAAATCTGAAAGAAGGAAATACTTTGATGTTTTCACATGGATTTAATATTCACTTTAAACAGATTATACCGCCTGAATATGTTGATGTTATAATGGTTGCCCCTAAAGGACCTGGTGCCATTGTCAGAAAGATGTATGTTGAAGGGCGTGGTGTGCCCAACTTGATTGCTATATATCAGGATTTTACTGGTCATGCCAAAGATACAGCTTTGGCTTACTCTCAGGCTATTGGCGGAACTCGTGCTGGTGCTATTGAAACCACCTTTCAGGAAGAAACTGAAACTGATCTATTTGGAGAACAGGCTGTTTTATGCGGAGGTGTGGTAGCTTTAATTCAAGCCGGTTTTGATACCCTTGTAGAAGCAGGTTATCAACCTGAAGTAGCCTATTTTGAATGCTTAAATGAATTAAAATTAATTGTTGATCTTATCTACGCCGGCGGAATCACCCACATGCGTGATAATGTTAGTAATACTGCAGAATATGGTGACTTAAAATCGGGTAAACGTATTATTACTGAGGAAACCAGAAAAGAAATGAAAAAATTATTAGCGGAAATACAGAATGGCTCTTTTGCTAGAGAATGGCTTCTGGAAAACCAGGTAGGGAGACCATTCTTTAGCGCTATGAGGGATAAAGAGTCTAATCTTCTCATTGAAAAAGTGGGCGAGAAGATACGTGCAATGATACCATGGATTAAGGAAGGATAA
- a CDS encoding PHP domain-containing protein codes for MDILIYLTEKLNSTTKAERLQAITEIGKMIKKGKIIRKKSEEVNNHVHTIYSFSPYSPSCAAFQAWKAGLQTIGIMDHDSIAGCEELLFACKSIGISSTVGFEIRVNFNQTKVQGRQINSPDSKNIAYIAIHGIAQSQFTRTKEFLKSINERRNARNYLMVDRMNRLLFDFGIEKIDYYQNVFPLSKADEGGSITERHLLLALAKKLVQQIGKGKKLISFLQGKLKIIIPEKIKLYLIESNNPHYLYDLLGILKSSFMENIYIEPDYQECISVYEAINFANSIYGIPAYAYLGDVLESPTGDKKSQKFEDDYLEELFTEIKSVDFKAVTYMPPRNTIQQLKKVQQLCQEYNLMEISGVDINQPRQSFNCPEILKPPFQHLIDMTWALIAHEKLANYNLRYALFNEQNPLGNHSLRYKLKVYGAIGRQIDPYNPEKVAHLLPEG; via the coding sequence ATGGATATTTTGATTTATCTCACAGAAAAATTAAATAGTACAACTAAAGCAGAACGCTTGCAGGCAATTACCGAGATAGGAAAGATGATAAAAAAGGGGAAAATAATTAGAAAGAAAAGCGAAGAGGTTAACAATCATGTTCATACCATTTATTCTTTTAGTCCTTATTCTCCTTCCTGCGCCGCTTTTCAAGCCTGGAAAGCTGGACTTCAAACTATTGGTATTATGGATCATGATTCTATCGCAGGATGTGAAGAATTATTGTTCGCCTGCAAAAGTATAGGAATATCTTCTACAGTAGGTTTTGAAATAAGGGTAAATTTTAATCAGACCAAAGTACAAGGAAGGCAAATAAATAGTCCTGATTCTAAAAATATTGCCTATATTGCCATACATGGTATAGCACAGAGCCAGTTTACCAGAACAAAAGAATTTCTTAAATCCATCAATGAAAGACGTAATGCCAGAAATTATTTAATGGTAGACAGAATGAATCGATTATTATTTGATTTTGGTATTGAAAAAATTGATTATTACCAGAATGTTTTCCCTCTATCTAAGGCTGATGAGGGAGGCAGTATTACCGAGAGACATCTTCTTCTTGCTCTGGCCAAAAAGTTAGTTCAGCAAATCGGGAAAGGTAAAAAATTGATTAGTTTTTTGCAAGGAAAATTAAAAATTATCATTCCAGAAAAAATCAAATTATACTTAATTGAATCCAATAATCCCCACTATCTTTATGATTTATTAGGAATTTTAAAGAGTTCATTCATGGAAAATATTTATATAGAACCTGACTATCAGGAGTGTATTTCAGTTTATGAAGCAATAAATTTTGCTAATTCTATCTATGGTATTCCAGCCTATGCCTATTTAGGTGATGTATTAGAATCTCCTACTGGCGATAAGAAGAGCCAGAAATTTGAAGATGATTATTTAGAAGAATTATTTACTGAGATAAAAAGTGTTGATTTTAAAGCAGTAACCTATATGCCACCTCGCAATACCATCCAGCAATTAAAAAAAGTACAGCAGCTCTGTCAGGAATATAATTTGATGGAGATAAGTGGAGTGGATATCAATCAGCCCAGACAAAGTTTTAATTGCCCTGAAATACTAAAACCACCATTTCAACATTTAATTGATATGACCTGGGCTTTAATTGCTCATGAGAAATTAGCAAATTACAATCTACGCTACGCTCTTTTTAATGAGCAGAATCCTTTGGGAAACCATTCCTTAAGATATAAACTAAAAGTTTATGGTGCTATTGGCCGACAAATTGATCCCTATAATCCAGAGAAGGTAGCTCATTTATTACCGGAAGGATAA
- a CDS encoding FMN-binding protein codes for MLRILGYIVLAILVIGLGGFIYATQGMSKYRKMVINDIDLSKLKDGVYQGAFTDGRWKNELEVTVKDHTITDIKMVKASDWSGMNAFSEKVFQLVKEKQSLQIDTVSGATVNTKAVLKSIENALTPESQS; via the coding sequence ATGTTAAGAATTCTCGGTTATATTGTCTTAGCAATTCTAGTAATTGGTTTAGGTGGTTTCATCTATGCCACTCAGGGTATGAGTAAATATAGGAAGATGGTAATTAATGATATAGATTTGAGTAAGTTAAAAGATGGAGTTTATCAAGGTGCATTTACCGACGGACGCTGGAAAAATGAGTTAGAAGTGACAGTGAAAGATCATACTATAACTGATATTAAAATGGTTAAAGCTTCTGATTGGTCAGGAATGAATGCTTTTAGCGAAAAGGTATTTCAACTGGTAAAAGAAAAGCAGTCACTGCAGATTGATACAGTATCCGGTGCTACCGTTAATACAAAAGCAGTTTTGAAATCTATCGAAAATGCTTTAACACCAGAAAGTCAAAGCTAA
- a CDS encoding FAD:protein FMN transferase: MSHININQDDLNYKACSHFSYALGTLIYQKISSSKAKTVEIIKEVIKLIDRLEKIMSFYNINSQISQINQQAGKAWTSVSPESLLVIKEAKRYARLTKGLFDITIAVLVNLWQQYGKVGQLPPHHLIEEALTKINYEDILIEEEKGRVKLQKEKQKIDLGGIAKGYIANCVIELYRENRLHSAIVNLGGNVAVLGKREDGKLWQVGIQDPEQKRGKCLATVAVSDTSVVTSGNYERFYLEGNRKYHHILNPFTGYPSNSGLNSVTIIYPDAMLADVLSTAIFIAGLEEGINLLCHYADVEAIMVNNHRQIYFSRGILSKFQLIEEGYNLYQF; encoded by the coding sequence ATGTCTCATATTAATATTAACCAGGATGACCTGAACTATAAAGCATGTTCTCACTTCAGCTATGCATTGGGTACTTTAATTTATCAGAAGATTAGCTCTTCCAAAGCTAAGACCGTGGAGATAATTAAAGAAGTAATTAAGTTGATTGATAGATTGGAAAAAATAATGAGTTTTTATAATATAAACAGCCAGATAAGCCAAATAAACCAGCAAGCCGGAAAAGCATGGACTTCAGTTTCTCCAGAGTCTCTTCTGGTAATCAAAGAAGCAAAGAGATATGCTCGTCTCACTAAGGGGCTATTTGATATCACCATAGCCGTATTGGTTAATCTCTGGCAACAATATGGTAAAGTAGGACAGCTACCACCCCACCATTTAATAGAAGAGGCATTAACAAAGATAAATTATGAGGATATTCTGATAGAGGAAGAAAAGGGCAGAGTGAAGTTACAGAAAGAAAAACAGAAAATAGACCTGGGAGGAATAGCAAAGGGTTATATAGCCAATTGTGTGATAGAACTTTATCGGGAAAATCGTCTTCATTCCGCAATAGTTAATCTAGGAGGTAACGTAGCTGTACTTGGCAAACGAGAAGATGGTAAATTATGGCAGGTAGGAATACAAGATCCTGAACAGAAGAGAGGTAAATGTCTGGCAACTGTTGCGGTTAGTGACACTTCTGTAGTCACCTCCGGGAATTATGAGCGTTTTTATTTAGAGGGAAATCGGAAATATCATCATATTCTGAATCCATTTACTGGTTACCCGTCCAATAGTGGATTGAATAGTGTTACTATTATTTATCCCGATGCAATGCTGGCAGATGTACTATCTACTGCTATTTTTATAGCAGGACTGGAAGAAGGGATAAATTTGCTCTGTCATTATGCCGATGTAGAAGCAATTATGGTAAATAATCATAGACAAATATATTTTTCTCGCGGTATACTAAGTAAATTTCAATTAATTGAAGAAGGTTATAATTTATATCAATTTTAA
- a CDS encoding carbohydrate kinase — protein MKVLSFGELLWDIIAGKAYIGGAPFNLACHLAGMGVKSTFISAVGRDKLGREALRIAKKYGLDTQYITTNLDLPTGKVEVYVDQQGYPKYNIHKGVAWDQIMLRKESKDKLLKETWDAFCFGTLAQRSEVNRDLLYELLSNLSCREMFYDVNLRQNFYQREWIEQSLHFSTILKLNEEEAINISELLFGKNHCREDIFQALSSKYKLKILCLTLGEKGSLVYEGDNCYSIPGVKTRVQDTVGAGDSYSAAFLFAFLSGAGAEKSAIFANLVGAFVASRSGAVPEYSAQLRKQIRSFGTSRKK, from the coding sequence ATGAAAGTTTTATCATTTGGTGAATTATTATGGGATATCATTGCAGGAAAGGCGTATATAGGTGGTGCACCATTCAATTTAGCCTGCCATTTAGCCGGAATGGGTGTTAAGTCAACATTTATTTCTGCGGTAGGAAGAGATAAATTAGGCAGGGAAGCCTTAAGAATTGCCAAAAAGTATGGACTTGATACTCAGTATATTACCACTAATCTGGATTTGCCAACCGGGAAGGTTGAGGTGTATGTAGACCAGCAGGGATACCCAAAATATAACATACACAAAGGGGTAGCATGGGATCAGATTATGTTAAGAAAAGAATCTAAGGATAAATTATTAAAAGAGACCTGGGATGCCTTCTGCTTTGGTACTTTAGCTCAGCGTTCAGAAGTTAATAGAGATCTTCTTTATGAATTATTGTCAAATTTATCCTGTAGAGAGATGTTTTATGATGTCAATCTTAGACAGAACTTTTATCAGAGAGAATGGATTGAACAATCTTTACATTTTAGTACCATTTTAAAACTGAATGAAGAAGAGGCTATTAATATTTCTGAACTATTATTTGGTAAAAACCACTGTAGAGAAGATATCTTTCAGGCGTTATCTTCAAAATACAAGCTAAAAATCTTATGCCTAACCCTGGGAGAGAAGGGTTCTTTGGTCTATGAAGGAGATAATTGTTATTCTATTCCTGGTGTTAAAACAAGGGTTCAGGATACGGTGGGGGCAGGTGATAGTTACAGTGCGGCATTTTTGTTTGCTTTTTTATCAGGAGCAGGTGCTGAAAAATCAGCAATATTTGCTAATCTGGTAGGAGCATTTGTGGCTAGCCGTTCTGGAGCTGTTCCGGAATATTCTGCACAGCTAAGAAAACAGATTAGAAGTTTTGGCACCAGCAGGAAAAAATAA
- a CDS encoding PAS domain S-box protein yields the protein MKKYLLHSDKKIEKQKVYFCSKDSLIQECTIFQYNPEAMLFVDKNRRVLAINPRFSQLFDYQLEDMQGKKIDTFILFSNNEQKSYVDFWEKPGQQFCISDAILTKKDHSIVEIEISASHIYSSRQNHQGVLLTFKDITQRNENEKLNKVLYNISKAANSNISLQELYDTIYQELNNIIYAKNFHIALWNKEKDKIIFTYFIDEKDNSDEKANKREVLETLANYNIKYGKSLLANYDQILKFAEAGQVNIADIGTLTEETSWLGVPLKSGNQIIGSMAVVTYDKQDRYSEKDINLMEFVSEQAATAIERKRSEESLRQNEEKFVSLFRSNPPATLYQDEEGTILDINLRFTELFGYKREDVIGKNIDQINFYPPEKTKEGKKLTRSASRSTLIKYETYRRSKDGRDIPVQISTSQVKIKDQVRGVIALYEDITEQKQNEKLKQVLYNISQAANSKITLVQLYSIIHIELKKVINADNFYIALLDESTNELCFVYYNDEKETDFCAKNINQRNTLTDYLIEHQQSLLLNYNQIQELVLEGKVQDPGAVTKDICWLSVPLETEGKVIGAMTVQNYYNPASYSEKDIKLMEIVADQVATAIVRKQSEEKITYISFHDTLTGLYNRAYFEEELKRMNHPRFFPLSVVMIDVNGLKAVNDAFGHHQGDELLKNLAKTLKSNSREVDVLARLGGDEFAIILPNASISEVEAFSQRINNSCKQNYFQPAYLNPNISIGFATQEGALINCEGIIKEADHKMYQNKLFNAKSREKHLLNAFLTILAERDVHTESHAQRLANISSIMGQKIGLNHYELNRLHLLALLHDIGKIGIPEEILFKADPLTNEEWEKLKNHCQIGYRIAKNIPDFSSIAKEILYHHERWDGTGYPVGLKEKEIPLLSRIIAIFDAYDTMQSSRNYKKTLNQKEALEEVRKNAGSQFDPDLVTIFLEIIRS from the coding sequence ATGAAAAAGTATTTGTTACATTCAGATAAAAAAATAGAAAAACAAAAAGTATATTTTTGTTCCAAAGATAGTTTGATTCAGGAATGCACAATCTTCCAATATAATCCAGAAGCTATGCTTTTTGTAGATAAAAACAGAAGGGTGCTGGCAATAAATCCCAGATTCAGTCAACTTTTTGATTACCAGTTGGAAGACATGCAAGGTAAAAAAATCGATACTTTTATTTTATTTTCAAATAATGAGCAGAAAAGTTATGTAGATTTTTGGGAAAAGCCCGGTCAACAGTTTTGCATCTCTGATGCCATACTAACCAAGAAAGACCATTCTATTGTGGAAATAGAAATTTCTGCCTCTCACATTTATAGCTCTAGGCAGAATCATCAAGGAGTTTTATTAACCTTTAAGGATATCACCCAGAGAAATGAGAACGAAAAGCTAAACAAGGTCTTATATAACATTTCCAAGGCAGCTAACTCAAATATCTCTTTGCAAGAACTTTATGATACTATTTATCAGGAGCTTAATAATATTATCTATGCTAAAAATTTTCATATTGCCCTCTGGAACAAAGAAAAAGACAAGATTATTTTTACCTATTTTATTGACGAAAAAGATAACTCAGATGAAAAAGCAAATAAACGGGAAGTATTGGAAACTCTGGCTAATTACAATATAAAATATGGCAAATCTCTTCTGGCAAATTATGACCAGATATTAAAGTTTGCTGAAGCAGGGCAAGTTAACATTGCTGATATTGGAACATTGACTGAGGAAACCTCCTGGTTGGGAGTACCGCTTAAAAGTGGAAATCAAATTATCGGATCCATGGCAGTAGTCACTTATGATAAACAAGATAGATATTCTGAAAAAGATATTAATTTAATGGAATTTGTTTCCGAACAGGCAGCCACCGCCATTGAAAGAAAGAGATCGGAAGAATCCTTGCGTCAAAATGAAGAAAAATTCGTTTCCCTCTTCCGAAGCAATCCTCCTGCTACCCTTTATCAGGATGAGGAAGGCACAATATTGGATATTAATCTTAGATTTACTGAATTATTTGGTTATAAGCGGGAAGATGTAATAGGTAAAAATATCGATCAAATCAATTTTTATCCCCCGGAAAAAACAAAGGAAGGTAAGAAGTTAACCAGAAGTGCTTCCCGCTCAACCTTGATTAAATATGAAACTTACCGCAGGTCAAAAGACGGCAGAGATATTCCTGTTCAAATTTCAACATCTCAAGTTAAAATTAAAGACCAGGTTCGAGGAGTTATTGCACTCTATGAAGATATTACCGAGCAAAAACAAAATGAGAAATTGAAGCAAGTTCTCTATAATATTTCTCAGGCTGCCAACTCTAAGATAACTCTTGTTCAACTTTATAGTATTATTCATATCGAACTGAAAAAAGTCATAAATGCTGATAATTTTTATATTGCCCTTTTAGATGAAAGTACTAATGAATTATGCTTTGTCTATTATAATGATGAAAAAGAAACCGATTTCTGTGCAAAAAATATAAACCAAAGAAATACTCTCACTGACTATCTCATTGAACATCAGCAGTCTCTCCTATTAAATTACAATCAGATTCAGGAATTAGTGCTGGAAGGCAAGGTTCAAGATCCGGGAGCTGTTACTAAGGACATATGCTGGTTAAGTGTCCCTCTGGAAACAGAAGGCAAGGTTATCGGAGCTATGACTGTCCAGAATTATTACAATCCTGCTAGTTATTCGGAAAAGGATATTAAACTTATGGAGATAGTGGCAGATCAGGTTGCCACCGCTATTGTAAGAAAACAAAGTGAAGAGAAGATCACTTATATCAGTTTTCATGATACTCTCACTGGTCTATACAACAGGGCTTATTTTGAAGAAGAATTAAAAAGAATGAATCATCCCAGGTTTTTCCCTCTGAGTGTAGTAATGATTGATGTTAATGGATTGAAAGCAGTTAATGATGCCTTTGGACATCACCAGGGAGATGAGTTATTAAAAAATTTAGCTAAAACACTAAAAAGCAATTCTCGGGAAGTTGATGTTTTGGCACGCTTGGGAGGTGATGAATTTGCTATCATTCTTCCTAATGCCTCAATATCAGAAGTGGAAGCCTTCAGTCAGAGAATAAATAATAGTTGCAAACAAAACTATTTCCAACCAGCGTATCTTAATCCTAACATTTCTATAGGATTCGCTACTCAAGAGGGTGCCTTAATTAATTGTGAAGGAATTATAAAAGAAGCTGACCATAAAATGTATCAAAATAAACTATTCAACGCCAAAAGCAGAGAAAAACACCTTCTGAACGCTTTCCTGACCATACTGGCCGAAAGGGATGTACATACAGAAAGTCACGCCCAACGTTTGGCAAATATTTCCTCTATAATGGGTCAAAAAATTGGCTTAAATCATTATGAACTAAATAGGCTTCACTTATTGGCTTTGTTACATGATATTGGTAAAATTGGTATTCCCGAAGAAATTCTATTCAAAGCTGATCCTCTGACTAATGAGGAATGGGAAAAATTAAAAAATCATTGCCAGATTGGCTACCGTATTGCCAAAAATATTCCTGATTTCTCTTCTATTGCCAAAGAAATTTTATACCATCATGAACGATGGGATGGCACAGGATACCCGGTGGGTTTGAAGGAAAAAGAAATTCCCTTGCTCTCCAGGATTATTGCTATTTTTGATGCTTATGATACTATGCAATCCAGTAGAAATTACAAAAAAACACTAAACCAGAAGGAAGCATTGGAAGAAGTAAGGAAAAATGCAGGCAGCCAGTTTGATCCAGACCTGGTTACTATTTTCTTAGAAATTATAAGGTCATAG